The following are encoded together in the Glycine soja cultivar W05 chromosome 5, ASM419377v2, whole genome shotgun sequence genome:
- the LOC114411938 gene encoding uncharacterized protein LOC114411938 produces the protein MQPGGRSPKPVSSPTSTSQLKSGSDSVQNSVSSFSSHVKGRKRERVDQGQESVKRDRSTKNDDGDSGNFKADSILKTEIAKVTEKGGLIDPEGVEKLVQLMVPDGNEKKIDLASRSMLAAVIAATEKFDCLSRFVQLKGLPVFDEWLQEAHKGKLGEGIGSRDGDKSVDDFLFVLLRALDKLPVNLQALQACNIGKSVNHLRTHKNLEIQKKARGLVDTWKKRVEAEMIINDARSCSVQTVPWPARQRLSEVAQGGNKHSSGSADVAMKSSVTQLSASKTASPKIAPGENTTRSTSASPGSTKSVPSPAPATANLKDGQPHAAAVSGSSDLPVANARDEKSSSSSPSHNSQSYSSDHAKAGGFSGKEDARSSTAMSVNKVSGGSSRHRRSMNGFPGSTPSRRQRETGSSRNSSHKNLISEKISQSGLREKANDGTLLEGHTPKLIVKIPNRGRSPAQSATAGSSDDPSIMNSRASSPALSEKHDQFDRCSKEKSDFYRANIGADINTESWQSNDFKDVLTGSDEGDGSPAAITDEQCRTGEDCKKVSDVSKTTSSSPGSESKARNLQDASYSSINALIEGVKYTEADDVGMNLLARVAAGEISKSESGMPAGSPKKNTTTIEQSYAGNAAVVKSSEEYLVQDKCYSNAEHMKQDSRSGDFGTDDDIRAFEGKATGEHNPSSMDLQVTETSLESKGKLIVKSSGTSAGIPESTFQEVRDIDSSKLVKEKKVVVRVDAVNNVDEVNVVAREGETEAIEKLSHTCEEVDVKCDNHASEGLSCDKETAGKSPATCVPSDSVKATDENALQSSGYIVDKVPEYLNERESEKNDDMAAQDHAKQSLKQKNESENDAIMVPENRGLCSGATGLDAEYVEENSGTKEVCDQDAGAGQILHTDLPSFPSREMDQHSGQRDSKLAAMESEEAEECTSTTGDASSASVAGVSEVDTKVEFDLNERLNADDGKCSEIPGSTPAARLVSPVPFSASSMSFGILSITVAAAAAAKGPFVPHEDLLKSKKELGWKGSAATSAFRPAEPRKVMEIPLDMSTTPIPNDEARKQSRVPLDFDLNVSDEIILDDLSSQNCARQTDCVTRSDDGHDPNKSMASHVRCSGGLGLDLNLVDGASDVGNCTLSSSHKMDVPLTQFKSAASGPPNGKMSVLRDFDLNDGPIVDEVTTEHLMSTRSARNSVPSQPPISGLRMSNAEVGNVSSWFPSTGNTYSAVTISSIMSDRGDKPFSIVAPNVSERVLGPATGSNPFGPDIYRGAVLSSSPAVPYQSAPFQYPVFPFNSSFPLPSASFSGGSTPYVDTTSGGRLCFPVVNSQLIGSVGNVSAHYPRPYVVSFPDGSNSSGAENSRKRARQGLDLNAGPGSDLEGRDESSPLVPRQLSVASSQAQLEEQARMFHLSSDVLKRKEPDGGWDGYKQSSWQYHNL, from the coding sequence ATGCAGCCAGGCGGTCGATCTCCTAAGCCAGTGAGCAGTCCAACATCAACATCACAGTTAAAATCTGGTTCAGATAGTGTCCAAAACAgtgtttcttccttttcttctcaTGTTAAGGGTAGGAAAAGGGAGAGGGTAGATCAAGGGCAAGAATCTGTAAAGCGAGACCGTTCAACCAAAAATGATGATGGGGATTCTGGTAATTTTAAGGCGGATAGCATTTTGAAGACAGAGATTGCCAAAGTAACAGAAAAGGGGGGTCTTATTGATCCTGAAGGGGTTGAGAAATTAGTGCAGCTGATGGTTCCTGATGGAAATGAGAAAAAGATTGATTTAGCTAGCCGGTCAATGCTTGCAGCTGTAATTGCAGCAACCGAGAAATTTGATTGCCTTAGTCGGTTTGTGCAACTAAAGGGTTTGCCTGTATTTGATGAATGGCTCCAAGAGGCACATAAAGGGAAGCTTGGTGAGGGTATTGGGTCTAGGGATGGTGATAAATCTGTTGAtgactttctttttgtattACTCCGAGCACTAGATAAGCTTCCAGTAAACCTTCAGGCTCTACAAGCTTGTAACATTGGTAAATCTGTGAATCATTTGCGAACTCATAAAAACTTGGAAATTCAGAAGAAAGCCAGGGGTTTAGTTGACACATGGAAAAAACGTGTTGAAGCTGAAATGATTATAAATGATGCTAGGTCTTGTTCAGTTCAGACTGTCCCCTGGCCAGCCAGACAACGACTTTCTGAAGTTGCTCAAGGTGGGAATAAACATTCAAGTGGGTCAGCTGATGTTGCCATGAAGAGCTCAGTTACACAGCTTTCTGCATCCAAAACTGCCTCTCCGAAGATTGCCCCAGGAGAGAATACTACAAGATCTACATCTGCATCTCCAGGGTCTACGAAATCAGTGCCTTCACCTGCACCCGCAACCGCAAACTTGAAAGATGGACAGCCCCATGCTGCAGCTGTTAGTGGTTCATCTGATCTTCCTGTGGCAAATGCAAGGGATGAGAAAAGTAGCAGTTCTAGTCCATCTCATAACAGTCAATCTTATTCAAGTGACCATGCCAAAGCTGGGGGTTTCTCAGGAAAGGAGGATGCCAGGAGCTCTACTGCAATGAGTGTGAATAAGGTATCAGGAGGCTCTTCACGGCACCGAAGATCTATGAATGGATTTCCGGGTTCAACTCCATCTAGAAGGCAAAGGGAAACTGGATCGAGCAGAAATTCCTCACACAAGAATTTAATTTCAGAGAAAATATCTCAATCTGGATTAAGGGAAAAAGCAAATGATGGAACTCTTCTTGAGGGGCATACTCCGAAGCTGATTGTTAAGATCCCAAACCGAGGTCGAAGTCCTGCACAAAGTGCCACGGCAGGTTCTTCTGATGATCCTTCAATCATGAACAGTCGAGCTTCATCTCCTGCTCTTTCAGAGAAGCATGATCAGTTTGATCGCTGCTCAAAGGAAAAGAGTGATTTTTATCGAGCTAATATTGGTGCAGACATTAATACAGAATCGTGGCAGAGTAACGATTTCAAAGATGTATTGACTGGTTCTGATGAGGGTGATGGATCACCAGCAGCCATTACTGATGAACAGTGTAGGACTGGTGAGGATTGTAAGAAAGTATCAGATGTATCTAAGACAACTTCTTCATCACCTGGGAGTGAGAGTAAAGCCAGGAATTTGCAGGATGCTTCATACAGCTCCATCAATGCTCTTATTGAAGGTGTTAAGTACACTGAAGCTGATGATGTTGGAATGAATCTTCTTGCTCGTGTGGCTGCTGGAGAGATCTCAAAATCTGAATCGGGAATGCCAGCTGGATCCCCTAAAAAAAACACCACTACAATTGAACAGTCATATGCAGGTAATGCTGCAGTAGTCAAGTCCTCTGAAGAGTATCTTGTTCAGGATAAGTGCTACTCTAATGCTGAACATATGAAGCAGGATTCTAGATCTGGTGATTTTGGGACAGATGATGATATTCGGGCATTTGAAGGGAAAGCTACAGGAGAACACAATCCATCTAGTATGGATTTACAGGTTACTGAAACTAGTTTAGAAAGCAAAGgaaaattaattgtaaaatcATCTGGTACATCTGCTGGCATTCCTGAAAGCACCTTCCAAGAAGTCAGAGATATTGACTCTAGCAAACTGGTAAAGGAAAAGAAGGTTGTTGTGAGAGTGGATGCTGTCAATAATGTTGATGAGGTCAATGTTGTTGCAAGAGAAGGTGAAACAGAGGCAATTGAAAAATTGTCACACACCTGTGAAGAAGTTGATGTCAAGTGTGATAACCATGCTTCTGAAGGACTAAGCTGTGACAAAGAGACAGCTGGCAAGTCTCCTGCCACTTGTGTGCCCTCTGACTCTGTAAAAGCGACAGATGAGAATGCGCTCCAATCATCTGGTTACATTGTTGATAAGGTTCCTGAATACCTAAATGAAAGGGAAtctgaaaaaaatgatgatatgGCTGCTCAGGATCATGCTAAGCAGTCTTTGAAGCAAAAAAATGAGTCTGAAAATGATGCTATTATGGTGCCCGAGAACAGAGGTTTATGTTCAGGTGCAACTGGTCTTGATGCTGAATATGTGGAAGAGAATTCAGGTACAAAAGAGGTTTGTGACCAAGATGCAGGAGCAGGACAGATACTGCACACAGATTTACCTAGCTTTCCTTCACGAGAAATGGATCAGCATTCAGGTCAAAGGGATTCAAAATTGGCTGCCATGGAATCAGAGGAAGCAGAGGAATGCACCTCTACCACTGGAGATGCCTCTTCTGCATCTGTTGCTGGTGTCTCAGAAGTGGACACAAAAgttgaatttgatttaaatgAAAGGCTCAATGCAGATGACGGGAAATGTAGTGAGATACCTGGGTCTACACCTGCTGCAAGATTGGTCAGTCCtgttccattttctgcttcatcCATGTCTTTTGGTATTCTCTCGATCACAGTGGCTGCTGCTGCTGCAGCAAAGGGCCCCTTTGTGCCACATGAAGATTTATTGAAAAGTAAAAAGGAGCTTGGTTGGAAGGGATCCGCTGCTACTAGTGCATTTCGGCCGGCTGAGCCCAGGAAAGTTATGGAAATTCCTCTTGATATGTCTACTACCCCTATTCCTAATGATGAAGCTAGAAAGCAGAGTCGGGTACCATTGGATTTTGACTTGAATGTTTCCGATGAAATAATACTTGATGATCTTTCTTCTCAGAACTGTGCTCGTCAGACTGATTGTGTAACTCGTTCAGATGATGGGCATGATCCAAATAAATCAATGGCCTCACATGTTCGTTGTTCAGGAGGACTAGGTCTTGacttgaacctagtggatggaGCTTCTGACGTGGGCAATTGCACCTTAAGCAGTAGTCATAAAATGGATGTACCACTTACGCAGTTTAAATCAGCCGCCAGTGGTCCTCCAAATGGAAAGATGAGTGTCCTTAGGGATTTTGATCTGAATGATGGACCTATAGTTGATGAAGTCACCACTGAACATTTGATGTCCACACGATCTGCCAGGAATAGTGTACCATCTCAACCTCCTATTTCTGGACTTAGGATGAGTAATGCAGAAGTAGGCAACGTCTCTTCATGGTTTCCTTCCACTGGGAACACCTATTCAGCCGTAACAATATCTTCAATTATGTCTGATAGAGGTGATAAGCCATTTTCAATTGTTGCCCCTAATGTGTCAGAAAGGGTGTTGGGTCCTGCAACTGGCAGCAACCCATTTGGACCTGATATTTATAGGGGGGCAGTTTTGTCATCTTCTCCCGCAGTGCCATATCAATCTGCACCATTTCAGTATCCTGTCTTCCCTTTCAATTCCAGCTTTCCTCTTCCATCAGCATCATTTTCTGGTGGATCAACTCCTTATGTAGATACAACTTCAGGAGGGAGGCTTTGCTTCCCTGTAGTAAATTCACAGCTTATAGGTTCTGTTGGTAATGTTTCAGCCCATTACCCCAGGCCTTACGTTGTTAGTTTCCCAGATGGTAGCAATAGTAGTGGTGCTGAGAACAGTAGGAAAAGGGCAAGGCAGGGTTTAGATCTTAATGCTGGACCTGGTTCAGACTTAGAGGGGAGAGATGAGAGCTCACCTCTTGTACCACGGCAACTTTCTGTTGCTAGTTCACAGGCCCAACTTGAAGAGCAAGCAAGGATGTTTCACTTAAGCAGTGATGTTCTTAAAAGGAAGGAACCCGATGGGGGGTGGGATGGCTACAAGCAATCATCATGGCAGTACCATAATTTGTAA